A single genomic interval of Halorubrum aethiopicum harbors:
- a CDS encoding signal recognition particle protein Srp54, giving the protein MVLDDLGTSLRSSLDTLQGKTRLDEDDVEEIVKEIQRSLLSADVDVSLVMELSDSIETRALEEEPPGGTTARDHVLKIVYEEMVDLVGDSTALPLEPQTILLAGLQGSGKTTSAAKMAWWFSTKGLRPAVIQTDTFRPGAYDQAKQMAERAEVDFYGDPDGDDPVEIAREGMEATADADVRIVDTAGRHALEDDLIAEIEEIEREVDPDRSLLVLDAAIGQGAKDQARQFEESIGIDGVVITKLDGTAKGGGALTAVNETGSSIAFLGSGETVQDIERFEPSGFISRLLGMGDLKQLSERVERAMQETQEEDDDWDPEDMLEGSFTLKDMKKQMDAMNRMGPLDQVMDMIPGMGGGMMDQLPDDAMDVTQDRMRKFERIMDSMTDEELENPRVVGQERTRRIARGSGTDEETVRQLLEQHSMMERTIEQFQGMGEGDMQRMMKKMGGGGGGGLGDMMGGGKGPFG; this is encoded by the coding sequence ATGGTGCTCGACGACCTCGGAACGTCCCTGCGGAGCAGCCTCGACACGCTCCAGGGGAAGACGCGTCTCGACGAGGACGACGTCGAGGAGATCGTCAAGGAGATCCAGCGGTCGCTGCTCTCCGCCGACGTCGACGTCTCCCTCGTCATGGAGCTGTCGGACTCGATCGAGACGCGCGCGCTGGAGGAGGAGCCGCCCGGCGGCACGACCGCCCGCGACCACGTCCTCAAGATCGTCTACGAGGAGATGGTCGACCTCGTCGGCGACTCCACGGCGCTGCCGCTGGAGCCGCAGACGATCCTCCTCGCGGGGCTTCAGGGCTCCGGGAAGACCACCTCCGCCGCCAAGATGGCGTGGTGGTTCTCGACGAAGGGACTCCGCCCGGCCGTGATCCAGACGGACACCTTCCGCCCCGGCGCGTACGACCAGGCGAAACAGATGGCCGAGCGGGCGGAGGTCGACTTCTACGGCGACCCCGACGGCGACGACCCGGTCGAGATCGCCCGCGAGGGGATGGAGGCGACCGCCGACGCCGACGTGCGCATCGTCGACACCGCGGGCCGACACGCCCTCGAGGACGACCTGATCGCCGAGATCGAGGAGATCGAACGCGAGGTCGACCCCGACCGGTCGCTGCTCGTGCTCGACGCCGCCATCGGCCAGGGGGCCAAGGACCAGGCCCGCCAGTTCGAGGAGTCGATCGGGATCGACGGCGTCGTGATCACCAAACTCGACGGGACCGCGAAGGGCGGGGGAGCGCTCACCGCCGTCAACGAGACGGGCTCGTCCATCGCCTTCCTCGGCTCCGGCGAGACGGTCCAAGACATCGAGCGGTTCGAGCCCTCCGGGTTCATCTCGCGGCTGCTCGGGATGGGCGACCTGAAACAGCTCTCCGAGCGCGTCGAGCGCGCGATGCAGGAGACCCAGGAGGAGGACGACGACTGGGACCCGGAGGACATGCTGGAGGGGAGCTTCACCCTGAAGGACATGAAAAAACAGATGGACGCGATGAACCGGATGGGGCCCTTAGACCAGGTGATGGACATGATCCCCGGGATGGGCGGCGGGATGATGGACCAGCTTCCCGACGACGCGATGGACGTGACCCAAGACCGGATGCGCAAGTTCGAGCGGATCATGGACTCGATGACCGACGAGGAGCTCGAGAACCCCCGCGTCGTCGGTCAGGAGCGAACCCGCCGGATCGCCCGCGGTTCGGGGACCGACGAGGAGACGGTCCGCCAGCTGCTCGAACAGCACTCGATGATGGAGCGGACCATCGAGCAGTTCCAGGGGATGGGCGAGGGCGACATGCAGCGCATGATGAAGAAGATGGGCGGCGGTGGCGGCGGCGGCCTCGGCGACATGATGGGCGGCGGCAAGGGCCCGTTCGGGTAG
- a CDS encoding MFS transporter, translating into MDLRRLAEYDVLLLTALLWFLGKFIRYAFPPLFESLQTGYGVSNAAVGTAYTGFMLVYALMQFPSGALADRVGAVRVMAVGAAVAGVGALALAVDAPFVALAAVMLVIGGGTGAHKTVAVRLIARVYPARTGRALGAHDTLGALGGVAAPAAVVLFLSAPPFLASVLARLPGADWRGLFVVSGVVVLAVAAAFALRVPGRLPENADRGEPRGGPDPRPRDYLVLFRDRRMAAFVLVTIASSFAYNGAVAFFPLYLSRAAGLSTSTASLLYSVLFAVTFVQLVSGDLSDRLGRLPVMTIALGLAAASLIGVVVLVDAGPLVLGVLVAVLGIGSHGYRPVRGAYLIEELPDRIAGGGLGAIRTLLMGAGALAPGIVGATADVAGFRPAFALLAGSVALAALAAAGLWITE; encoded by the coding sequence ATGGACCTCCGGCGGCTCGCCGAGTACGACGTGCTCCTGTTGACGGCGCTTCTGTGGTTCCTCGGCAAGTTCATCCGGTACGCGTTTCCGCCGCTGTTCGAGTCCCTCCAGACGGGGTACGGCGTGAGCAACGCCGCGGTCGGGACGGCCTACACCGGATTCATGCTGGTGTACGCGCTGATGCAGTTCCCGAGCGGCGCGCTCGCCGATCGGGTCGGCGCGGTGCGGGTGATGGCCGTCGGCGCGGCGGTCGCGGGGGTTGGGGCGCTCGCGCTCGCCGTCGACGCCCCCTTCGTCGCGCTCGCGGCCGTCATGCTCGTCATCGGCGGCGGGACCGGCGCGCACAAGACGGTCGCGGTGCGGCTGATCGCGCGCGTCTACCCGGCGCGGACGGGTCGCGCGCTCGGCGCGCACGACACCCTCGGCGCGCTCGGCGGGGTCGCCGCGCCCGCGGCCGTCGTGCTCTTCCTCTCTGCCCCGCCGTTTCTCGCGAGCGTGCTGGCTCGTCTGCCCGGTGCGGACTGGCGCGGGCTGTTCGTCGTCTCCGGGGTCGTCGTCCTCGCGGTGGCGGCCGCGTTCGCGCTCCGCGTTCCGGGCCGGCTCCCCGAGAACGCCGATCGCGGGGAGCCTCGCGGGGGGCCCGACCCGCGACCGCGCGACTACCTCGTGTTGTTTCGCGACCGGCGGATGGCGGCGTTCGTGCTCGTGACGATCGCCTCCTCGTTCGCGTACAACGGGGCCGTCGCCTTCTTCCCGCTGTATCTCTCCCGGGCCGCCGGGCTCTCCACCTCCACGGCGAGCCTGCTGTACTCGGTCCTCTTCGCGGTCACGTTCGTCCAGCTCGTCTCCGGCGACCTCTCCGACCGGCTCGGCCGCCTCCCGGTGATGACGATCGCGCTCGGGCTGGCTGCGGCCTCGCTCATCGGGGTCGTCGTCCTCGTTGACGCCGGCCCGCTCGTTCTCGGCGTGCTCGTCGCGGTTCTCGGGATCGGTTCGCACGGGTATCGCCCCGTTCGGGGGGCCTATCTGATCGAGGAGCTCCCCGATCGGATCGCCGGCGGCGGGCTCGGGGCGATCCGCACGCTCCTCATGGGAGCCGGCGCGCTCGCGCCCGGGATCGTCGGCGCGACCGCCGACGTCGCCGGGTTCCGTCCCGCGTTCGCGCTGCTCGCGGGCTCCGTCGCCCTGGCCGCGCTCGCGGCGGCGGGACTGTGGATCACCGAGTGA
- a CDS encoding Na+/H+ antiporter NhaC family protein: MTGAETFGAISVVPPLLAIVLAIVTRRAILSLFLGIWSGGIIFTGSIGIIQTLNWTVSSLGESLFNAKILTIVMFLGGGVAMIWRLGGAKAIGNAATSRLDSQRKVGLATWIFGMLWFFGDYSNTAIVGTTMRDMADEMRMSREKLSYIIDSTAAPVATFGISSWVVYQLSMIEQGYEAAGISGQAPEAFSLFLQSIPFNMYCLFAIVMVGIIIITQRDFGEMLDAEHRSWKHGKVLRDNAVPMQSAEDSLGEMATDSPQLRYFLLPVGSLITVVFAGSAYTGIAAAGENPALIDIVGNAAFVDALLWGSFSMVAMGLISGVTGGLMDLEEAMETIIDGFSMMITAASILVMAWTIGTVTTELGTGIYVTNVAETIISPMLLPVVILFASAVIAFSTGTSWGTMAIVTPIAIPLAWSIGGSAPTLLPVAVGTVFSGAIFGDHCSPISDTTILSSTFTGADHIDHVRTQMYYAVTVILVASVMLLVWGATRITPLVLLPIGVGLLYGLVYGLSEWDASRKNLAPQAARTEQQSSPSDD; encoded by the coding sequence ATGACGGGAGCCGAGACGTTCGGGGCGATCTCGGTCGTCCCGCCGCTCCTGGCGATCGTTCTCGCGATCGTCACCCGTCGGGCGATCCTCTCGCTGTTCCTCGGGATATGGTCTGGCGGGATCATCTTCACGGGGAGCATCGGGATCATCCAGACGCTCAACTGGACGGTCTCGTCACTCGGCGAGAGCCTGTTCAACGCCAAGATCCTCACGATCGTGATGTTCCTCGGCGGCGGGGTCGCCATGATATGGCGGCTCGGTGGGGCGAAAGCCATCGGAAACGCCGCCACATCGCGGCTCGACTCACAACGGAAGGTCGGGCTGGCGACCTGGATCTTCGGCATGCTCTGGTTCTTCGGGGACTACTCCAACACCGCCATCGTCGGCACGACGATGCGGGACATGGCCGACGAGATGCGGATGTCCAGAGAGAAGCTCTCGTACATCATCGACTCCACCGCCGCGCCGGTGGCGACGTTCGGCATCTCCAGTTGGGTCGTCTACCAGCTGAGCATGATCGAACAGGGGTACGAGGCGGCCGGGATCTCCGGACAGGCTCCGGAGGCGTTCAGCCTGTTCCTCCAGAGCATCCCATTCAACATGTACTGTCTGTTCGCCATCGTGATGGTGGGGATCATCATCATCACGCAGCGTGACTTCGGCGAGATGCTCGACGCCGAGCACCGTTCGTGGAAACACGGGAAGGTGCTCCGGGACAACGCGGTCCCGATGCAGAGCGCCGAGGACAGCCTGGGCGAGATGGCGACGGACTCGCCGCAGCTCCGGTACTTCCTCCTCCCCGTCGGCTCGCTCATCACCGTCGTCTTCGCCGGCTCCGCCTACACCGGTATCGCGGCGGCCGGCGAGAACCCGGCGCTCATCGACATCGTCGGCAACGCCGCGTTCGTCGACGCCCTGCTGTGGGGATCCTTCTCGATGGTCGCGATGGGCCTGATCAGCGGGGTCACCGGCGGCCTGATGGACCTCGAGGAGGCGATGGAGACGATCATCGACGGGTTCAGCATGATGATCACCGCGGCGTCGATCCTCGTCATGGCGTGGACCATCGGTACCGTCACGACCGAGCTCGGGACTGGTATCTACGTGACGAACGTCGCGGAGACGATCATCTCCCCGATGCTCCTGCCCGTCGTCATCCTCTTCGCCTCGGCGGTGATCGCCTTCTCCACCGGGACGTCCTGGGGGACGATGGCCATCGTCACGCCGATCGCCATTCCGCTGGCGTGGAGCATCGGCGGCTCCGCTCCGACGCTCCTGCCGGTCGCGGTGGGGACGGTGTTCAGCGGTGCCATCTTCGGCGACCACTGTTCGCCCATCTCGGACACGACGATCCTGTCGTCGACGTTCACCGGGGCGGACCACATCGACCACGTGCGGACGCAGATGTACTACGCGGTGACCGTCATCCTCGTCGCCTCGGTGATGCTGCTGGTCTGGGGCGCGACCCGGATCACGCCGCTCGTCCTGCTGCCGATCGGCGTCGGCCTGCTCTACGGGCTCGTCTACGGGCTCTCGGAGTGGGACGCCAGCCGGAAGAACCTCGCGCCGCAGGCGGCGCGGACCGAACAGCAGTCCTCGCCGTCGGACGACTGA
- the polX gene encoding DNA polymerase/3'-5' exonuclease PolX, which translates to MSRNDEVAALLEEFADRLEATGVEYKPTAYRRAAENVREHPTPIEDLAAEGEEAVAEIDRVGDAIASKIVEYVETGEIAELEELREELPVEIEALTAIEGVGPKTVGTLYEALAITTLDEMEAAAEAGEIREVKGFGAKTEESILENLPFARESQERTRLGDARPVADDALAYLADLEGVARVEVCGSIRRWKDTIGDIDLLVASDEGEPVVDAFVDWPAADATIEAGTGKASVRADGTRVDLRVVDDAEFGAALQYFTGSKAHNVAVRNRAIDRGLKLNEYGLFDVRDVEDPDAGQRVGDRVAGETETGVYDALDLAYVPPELREDTGEVAAAAAGDLPDLVAPDDLRGDLHTHTDWSDGAFTVAEMIAAAADRGHEYHAVTDHAAGPGVFGNVGLEEAEIADQAAAVAEAADAVDADVEVLHGIEANIDADGGITTDDATLADLDVVVASPHAALDAEPDAATERLVRAVEHPEVDVLGHPTGRLINERRGLDPDMERVAAAAASEGVAIEVNANPARLDADGAAVRAAIEAGATVAVNTDAHAPRELDNARYGVHTARRGWAETADVLNAYPIDELRDFLA; encoded by the coding sequence ATGAGCCGGAACGACGAGGTCGCGGCGCTCCTCGAGGAGTTCGCGGATCGACTCGAGGCGACGGGCGTCGAGTACAAGCCCACGGCGTACCGCCGCGCGGCCGAGAACGTCCGCGAACACCCGACCCCGATCGAGGACCTGGCGGCCGAGGGCGAGGAGGCGGTCGCCGAGATCGACCGCGTCGGCGACGCCATCGCGTCGAAGATCGTCGAGTACGTCGAGACGGGCGAGATCGCGGAACTCGAGGAGCTTCGCGAGGAGCTGCCGGTCGAGATCGAGGCGCTGACCGCGATCGAGGGCGTCGGCCCGAAGACCGTCGGGACGCTGTACGAGGCGCTCGCGATCACGACGCTCGACGAGATGGAGGCGGCAGCCGAGGCGGGCGAGATCCGCGAGGTGAAGGGGTTCGGCGCGAAGACCGAGGAGTCGATCCTCGAGAACCTCCCCTTCGCGCGCGAGTCGCAGGAGCGGACGCGGCTCGGGGACGCCCGGCCCGTCGCCGACGACGCCCTCGCGTACCTCGCCGACCTCGAAGGGGTCGCCCGCGTCGAGGTGTGCGGCTCGATCCGCCGGTGGAAGGACACGATCGGCGATATCGACCTGCTCGTCGCGAGCGACGAGGGCGAGCCGGTCGTCGACGCCTTCGTCGACTGGCCGGCCGCGGACGCGACGATCGAGGCCGGCACCGGGAAGGCGAGCGTCCGCGCGGACGGCACCCGCGTCGACCTGCGGGTCGTCGACGACGCGGAGTTCGGCGCGGCCCTCCAATACTTCACGGGCTCGAAGGCGCACAACGTCGCGGTCCGTAACCGCGCGATCGACCGCGGGCTCAAGCTCAACGAGTACGGCCTCTTCGACGTGCGCGACGTCGAGGACCCGGACGCCGGTCAGCGGGTCGGCGATCGGGTCGCCGGCGAGACGGAGACGGGCGTGTACGACGCGCTCGACCTGGCGTACGTCCCGCCGGAGCTCCGAGAGGACACCGGCGAGGTCGCGGCCGCGGCCGCCGGCGATCTCCCCGATCTCGTCGCCCCCGACGACCTTCGCGGCGACCTCCACACCCACACGGACTGGTCCGACGGCGCGTTCACGGTCGCGGAGATGATCGCGGCCGCGGCCGACCGCGGCCACGAGTACCACGCGGTCACCGATCACGCCGCGGGGCCGGGCGTGTTCGGAAACGTCGGGCTCGAGGAGGCCGAGATCGCGGACCAGGCGGCGGCGGTCGCCGAGGCGGCCGACGCGGTCGACGCCGACGTCGAGGTGCTCCACGGCATCGAGGCCAACATCGACGCCGACGGCGGGATCACCACCGACGACGCGACGCTCGCCGACCTCGACGTCGTGGTCGCCTCCCCGCACGCCGCGCTCGACGCGGAGCCTGACGCCGCCACCGAGCGGCTCGTGCGGGCGGTCGAACACCCCGAGGTCGACGTTCTCGGTCACCCCACCGGCCGGCTGATCAACGAGCGCCGCGGGCTCGATCCCGACATGGAGCGGGTCGCGGCCGCGGCCGCGAGCGAGGGCGTCGCGATCGAGGTGAACGCGAACCCCGCCCGGCTCGACGCCGACGGTGCCGCCGTCCGCGCCGCGATCGAGGCGGGCGCGACCGTCGCCGTGAACACGGACGCGCACGCGCCCCGCGAACTCGACAACGCCCGGTACGGCGTCCACACCGCCCGCCGCGGCTGGGCCGAGACCGCCGACGTGCTCAACGCGTACCCGATCGACGAGCTTCGCGACTTTCTCGCGTAG
- a CDS encoding Mut7-C RNAse domain-containing protein, with product MTRDPTGDDPPRVLLDVMCGALARYLRFCGYDAAYALDEGVEDDDRLAALAAAEKRTLLTRDRELAARVDDSLLLTERDVLDQLREVADAGYPVSIATEPTRCGSCNGPLERVDGAADPPSYVPDDPRPRWRCRDCGQWFWKGSHWASVAERVAGIGADG from the coding sequence GTGACTCGTGATCCCACGGGGGACGACCCGCCCCGCGTCCTCCTCGACGTCATGTGCGGCGCGCTCGCGAGGTACCTCCGGTTCTGCGGGTACGACGCGGCGTACGCGCTCGATGAAGGCGTCGAGGACGACGACCGGCTCGCGGCGCTGGCCGCCGCCGAGAAACGGACCCTCCTCACCCGTGACCGCGAGCTCGCCGCCCGCGTCGACGACTCCCTGCTTCTCACCGAGCGCGACGTGCTCGACCAGCTCCGCGAGGTCGCCGACGCGGGCTATCCGGTCTCGATCGCGACGGAGCCGACCCGGTGTGGCTCCTGTAACGGCCCGCTGGAGCGGGTCGACGGGGCGGCCGATCCCCCGTCGTACGTCCCCGACGATCCCCGGCCTCGATGGCGGTGTCGCGACTGCGGCCAGTGGTTCTGGAAGGGGAGCCACTGGGCGTCGGTCGCCGAGCGGGTGGCGGGGATCGGCGCGGACGGGTAG
- a CDS encoding DUF7095 family protein: protein MELERAVDRLEAIVDRVEEEEMPVPVREVWAFGDVALGLDPIDRLDVYLTKDVLMESDADAAADFEAEYGVKGVGSTVRASWAEANPDRVRASDNGYAAPEKCLAAELLAGIDADAAGTDADAPIHLEVCNASFGDNVTQRLKGALAREAYGEVLDPRGVCLWADGRRDEEALSRLREAAFAMPTLPAALASLGVDDDVAGAVADALAAQRADQDGSSVRGDMV from the coding sequence ATGGAACTGGAGCGGGCAGTCGACCGGCTGGAGGCGATCGTCGACCGCGTCGAGGAGGAGGAGATGCCCGTCCCCGTCCGCGAGGTGTGGGCGTTCGGCGACGTCGCGCTCGGGCTCGACCCGATCGACCGGCTCGACGTCTACCTCACGAAGGACGTGCTGATGGAGAGCGACGCGGACGCCGCGGCGGACTTCGAGGCGGAGTACGGGGTCAAGGGGGTCGGATCGACGGTTCGCGCGTCGTGGGCGGAGGCGAACCCCGACCGCGTGCGCGCCAGCGACAACGGCTACGCCGCCCCCGAGAAGTGCCTCGCGGCCGAGCTGCTCGCCGGGATCGACGCGGACGCCGCCGGCACCGATGCCGACGCCCCGATCCACCTCGAGGTGTGTAACGCGAGCTTCGGCGACAACGTGACCCAGCGGCTCAAGGGCGCGCTCGCTCGGGAGGCGTACGGCGAGGTCCTCGACCCTCGCGGCGTCTGTCTGTGGGCGGACGGCCGCCGGGACGAGGAGGCCCTCTCCCGGCTCCGTGAGGCGGCGTTCGCGATGCCGACGCTGCCCGCCGCGCTCGCGTCGCTCGGCGTCGACGACGACGTCGCCGGGGCGGTCGCGGACGCGCTGGCGGCCCAGCGCGCCGACCAGGACGGGTCGTCGGTCCGCGGCGACATGGTGTAG
- a CDS encoding pyridoxal phosphate-dependent aminotransferase, with translation MPTPTDRVRNADRSSIRVMYDLAQEQGGDLVRLEVGEPDFDTPGHVIDAAADAARGGATHYTSNAGMPACRRAISDTLARDYGVEHDPSEIVVTVGGMEALHLATLATVSPGEELLVPGPTWPNYATQARLADGTFREVPMPAETGFDLEADRVIDAMSDDTAAVVLTTPSNPTGRVFDPEECRAVVEAAADHDAYVIADEVYLGLTYDGPAEGIAAYTGHPDHVLTVGSCSKRYAMTGWRLGWLAGDDHVIDDVTRVHESTTACASSVAQHAAIAALTGPQEPYEEMYDAFRERRDLVVDRVADIDGLSCPRPEGAFYAYLDPGLDAPAIDVAKFLLKEHGVVLAPGDGFGDSTPGRLRLSFANSTERIEEGFDRIEAGLDAY, from the coding sequence ATGCCCACGCCGACCGACCGCGTCCGGAACGCGGACCGATCGAGCATCCGCGTGATGTACGACCTCGCCCAGGAGCAGGGCGGAGACCTCGTCAGACTCGAGGTCGGCGAGCCCGACTTCGACACGCCCGGACACGTGATCGACGCGGCCGCCGACGCCGCCCGCGGCGGCGCGACCCACTACACCTCCAACGCCGGGATGCCCGCCTGCCGCCGGGCGATAAGCGACACGCTCGCGCGCGACTACGGCGTCGAACACGACCCCTCGGAGATCGTCGTCACCGTCGGCGGGATGGAGGCGCTCCACCTGGCCACGCTCGCGACCGTCTCGCCGGGCGAGGAGCTGCTCGTCCCCGGTCCGACCTGGCCCAACTACGCGACGCAGGCGCGGCTCGCGGACGGCACGTTCCGGGAGGTGCCCATGCCCGCCGAGACCGGGTTCGACCTCGAGGCGGACCGCGTGATCGACGCGATGAGCGACGACACCGCCGCGGTCGTGCTCACGACGCCCTCGAACCCGACCGGCCGCGTCTTCGACCCCGAGGAGTGCCGGGCGGTCGTCGAGGCCGCCGCCGACCACGACGCCTACGTGATCGCCGACGAGGTGTATCTCGGGCTCACCTACGACGGCCCCGCCGAGGGCATCGCCGCCTACACCGGCCACCCCGACCACGTCCTGACCGTCGGCTCCTGCTCGAAGCGGTACGCCATGACCGGCTGGCGGCTCGGCTGGCTCGCCGGCGACGACCACGTGATCGACGACGTGACCCGCGTCCACGAGTCGACGACCGCCTGCGCGTCGAGCGTCGCCCAGCACGCGGCGATCGCCGCGCTCACCGGCCCGCAGGAGCCGTACGAGGAGATGTACGACGCCTTCCGGGAGCGTCGCGACCTCGTCGTCGACCGCGTCGCCGATATCGACGGCCTCTCGTGTCCCCGTCCGGAGGGCGCGTTCTACGCCTACCTCGACCCCGGCCTCGACGCGCCCGCGATCGACGTCGCGAAGTTCCTCCTCAAGGAGCACGGCGTCGTGCTCGCGCCCGGCGACGGCTTCGGCGACTCGACGCCCGGCCGGCTCCGCCTCTCCTTCGCGAACTCCACCGAGCGGATCGAGGAGGGGTTCGACCGGATCGAGGCGGGACTGGACGCGTACTGA
- a CDS encoding CPBP family intramembrane glutamic endopeptidase, with product MSADTKRPASRSAPSLAVVVGLVVALFGSPLIGLLDVSERLGTTTAGRLLVNSAVMWILVGVVLAVVLYWERRPLGSIGLEPPSRRDAVLGAAAGVAGVVLGVLVTGAAVVAFRLEQPETLSTLATLSLPVKLAIVATAVVTEEVLWRGYPIERLTELTGSVRLAAAASGVVFLAVHYPAWGLVGAIPQAVFTSAIVGVYVWTRNLVACVLAHAVINVAMILVIPAFV from the coding sequence GTGTCCGCCGATACGAAGCGCCCCGCGTCTCGGTCCGCCCCGTCGCTCGCCGTCGTCGTCGGGCTGGTCGTTGCGCTGTTCGGGAGCCCGCTGATCGGTCTGCTGGACGTTTCGGAGCGTCTCGGCACTACGACGGCCGGGCGGCTGTTGGTCAACTCGGCCGTCATGTGGATCCTGGTCGGCGTGGTCCTCGCGGTCGTCCTGTACTGGGAGCGACGGCCCCTCGGATCGATCGGGCTCGAACCGCCGAGCCGCCGCGACGCGGTCCTCGGAGCGGCCGCGGGGGTCGCGGGAGTCGTGCTCGGCGTGCTGGTCACGGGGGCGGCCGTCGTCGCGTTTCGGTTGGAGCAGCCGGAGACGCTCTCGACGCTCGCGACCCTGTCTCTGCCGGTGAAACTGGCGATCGTCGCCACGGCGGTCGTCACCGAGGAAGTGCTGTGGCGGGGGTACCCCATCGAGCGCCTGACCGAACTCACGGGCAGCGTCCGGCTCGCGGCGGCCGCGAGCGGGGTCGTCTTCCTCGCCGTCCACTACCCCGCGTGGGGACTCGTCGGCGCGATCCCGCAGGCGGTGTTCACGTCGGCGATCGTCGGCGTCTACGTGTGGACCCGCAACCTCGTCGCCTGTGTGCTCGCGCACGCCGTGATCAACGTCGCGATGATACTGGTGATCCCGGCGTTCGTGTGA
- a CDS encoding 3-oxoacyl-ACP reductase family protein, whose protein sequence is MPAAVVTGSSRGIGRGIALRFAEDGYDVAVNYHTSEDAAESVAAEVRDRGREAVVVGADVSDPEAAAGLVETAADAFGGVDHVVNNAGIDQHVYTEELDPDDFDRVMDVNVNSAFNATKAALPYLRDSADGPSVTNVSSILAHTGAPIECHYAASKGALLSLTRSHAADFAPEVRVNAIAPGHVETDMTGDRTPEEEREQLEAIPVDRFGRPEDIAEAAAYLRDAGFVTGETLNVNGGELMN, encoded by the coding sequence ATGCCAGCCGCAGTCGTGACGGGGTCGTCGCGGGGGATCGGTCGCGGGATCGCGCTTCGGTTCGCCGAGGACGGCTACGACGTCGCCGTCAACTACCACACGAGCGAGGACGCCGCCGAGTCGGTGGCGGCCGAGGTCCGGGACCGAGGGCGAGAGGCGGTCGTCGTCGGGGCGGACGTCTCGGATCCCGAGGCGGCCGCCGGACTGGTCGAGACCGCCGCGGACGCGTTCGGCGGCGTCGACCACGTCGTCAACAACGCCGGGATCGACCAGCACGTGTACACCGAGGAGTTGGATCCCGACGACTTCGACCGGGTCATGGACGTGAACGTCAACTCCGCGTTCAACGCCACGAAGGCGGCGCTGCCGTACCTCCGAGACTCCGCGGACGGTCCCTCGGTGACGAACGTCTCCTCCATTCTCGCACACACCGGCGCGCCGATCGAGTGCCACTACGCCGCCTCGAAGGGGGCGCTGCTGTCTCTCACCCGCAGCCACGCCGCCGACTTCGCGCCCGAAGTCCGAGTGAACGCCATCGCGCCCGGCCACGTCGAGACGGACATGACCGGCGACCGGACGCCGGAGGAGGAGCGCGAACAGCTCGAGGCGATCCCCGTCGACCGCTTCGGTCGACCGGAGGACATCGCCGAGGCGGCCGCCTACCTCCGGGACGCGGGGTTCGTCACCGGCGAGACGCTGAACGTGAACGGCGGCGAGTTGATGAACTGA
- a CDS encoding class I SAM-dependent methyltransferase, whose product MRRFSAEYLEFTREGMWADGREALADLSLPDRERVLDVGCGTGEFTRVLAEEAGPDATVIGVDADADLLAVAREETSAPASYAAGDATRLPVRDDGVDLATCQALLINLPEPADAVRELARVSADLVTAVEPNNAEVAVSSTVEAESDLEREAREAYLAGVGTDVALGDRVESLFADAGLVDVRTRRYLHEKRTAPPYAEPALESAARKASGAGLDDHRTELREVLSPAAYDDLRRRWREMGRDVVAAMRDGEYERVELVPFEVTVGRVR is encoded by the coding sequence GTGAGACGGTTCTCGGCCGAGTACCTCGAGTTCACCCGCGAGGGGATGTGGGCGGACGGGCGCGAGGCGCTCGCGGATCTCTCGCTTCCCGACCGCGAGCGCGTCCTCGACGTCGGCTGCGGCACGGGCGAGTTCACCCGGGTCCTCGCCGAGGAGGCGGGACCGGACGCGACCGTGATCGGCGTCGACGCCGACGCGGACCTGCTGGCGGTCGCCCGCGAGGAGACGTCCGCGCCCGCGTCCTACGCCGCCGGCGACGCGACGCGGCTCCCCGTCCGGGACGACGGCGTCGACCTCGCGACCTGTCAGGCGCTCCTCATCAACCTGCCCGAGCCGGCGGACGCGGTGCGGGAACTCGCGCGGGTCTCCGCCGACCTCGTCACGGCCGTGGAGCCGAACAACGCCGAGGTGGCCGTCTCCTCGACGGTCGAGGCCGAGTCGGACCTCGAGCGGGAGGCGCGGGAGGCGTACCTCGCGGGCGTCGGGACCGACGTGGCCCTCGGCGACCGCGTCGAGTCGCTGTTCGCGGACGCCGGCCTCGTCGACGTCCGAACCCGGCGGTACCTCCACGAGAAGCGGACGGCCCCGCCGTACGCCGAGCCCGCCCTCGAGTCCGCCGCCCGGAAGGCGTCCGGCGCGGGGCTCGACGACCACCGGACGGAGCTGCGCGAGGTGCTGTCGCCGGCGGCGTACGACGACCTGCGCCGTCGCTGGCGGGAGATGGGTCGAGACGTGGTCGCGGCGATGCGCGACGGCGAGTACGAGCGCGTCGAGCTCGTTCCCTTCGAGGTGACGGTGGGGCGGGTTCGGTGA